The window GGTTATAGTAAATATACCTCCCGAAGCCAATGATTGCCCAAATAAAGGAGCAGTCACTTTAAAAGGACCTGAAGCTGCATCCACTGTTACAACCACTGCATCTTTATTTGTTTGTGGGTCTAGAGGATTATTGTTTCTAACAATAAGATCAAAATTAAGGTTTCTTCCTACACTGGATACCGTTTCCCATTTTGTAGTTAAAACTCCTGCGAGCACTTTATTAAAATCTGGAAAATATCTGGTGGACGAACTCATAGGTTTCACAGATCTAAAAGTAGGTCCGGAAGGCTTTTCAGCATAAGGAATAGAGTTACTTGCAAATTGGCCTTCAGCCGGATCCATTTGTTCCCATGTGTATGTATATGAAGTATTATTTGCATCCGTTGTTGTTCCTTTTAATACAAAAGCTGTGGATTTAGGTATTTTATAATCTGCTCCTGCATTTACAGAGGGAGCAGCTCCTGTAAAAGGGGTATTAACTCCACATGCAATGCTGTTGATTCTATTTTTTATTTCAGTAACATTGAAAGAATGATAATAAGCATCAGAATTAAACTGTACATCATAACGATTTGTAATTCCGGTATAAGCCATAATCGTTGAACCACTTCCCGGTTCTACTAAAGAGTCTGGATCATTGGATCCGTTTTGGTAACTGTAAGAGTGATTAGCTCCTAATTGATGTCCCATTTCATGAGCGACATAATCTATATCAAAATTATCTCCTTCAGGATAGTTGCTGGCAGTCCATCCTAGGGCTTTTGAAGTATTATCACAGATATCTCCTGGAGCAAAACCGCTTCCATCTTCTTTATCAAAGATATGACCCATATCATAATTTTCGGAGCCTATCTTTGTATCAATATCGCTTTGTACACCTAATATTTCTTCACCTTGTGTAAAAGGATCTGTAGCCGCACTTGTATAAATAATCAAATCATTATTGGCAACCAAATTGAAATGAAGAGATAAATCTTTTTCAAAAACACCATTCATACGGGTAAGGCTTGCGTTCATTGCAGCCAATACTGCTGTTTTTTTTTGAGCTTCTGTAGCGGTAACAGGAAGACCAGCTCCGGTTATATGATACTCTGCATATTCATGGGTACAAGCAATAGCCAGTCTGAAAGTATTAAACCCTGCCGTTTTTTTATTTACAGCATTGTTTTTTTTTTCAATATGATCACCCATAGCTTTATCCATTGTAGAACATTCAAAAGGTTCTTTATCCTGTCCTCTTCTTGCATTGGAGTCAAATACAGCATATACTGTTCTGTCTTCGGTGTAAGGTTCTATAAATTCTGATATTCCGGAACGGGTCATCATGGAAGAAAACCCGGCTGGTGATAAACTGAATCGTAGATACACACTGGGATCTTCTAATGCCGTTCCCACATAGGATTTAATATCAGGATATTTTGCCTGTAACTCTGGTGCCATATTGGAATATTCCCAGACCTGAAATTTCTCTATCTTTCCTTGAGCAGTAGGAAGAGAGATGACCACTCCTTTTTGACTTGAAAAACGAGCTGGTGCATTTTTTAACAATTGATGAAGTTGATTGGCATCAAGTGAATAAAGTCCTGAAAATTCAAGTTTTTCTTGAGATTTTTTAACTTTTTGAGCCCTAAGCTCTGTTTTTTTCCACTGTGAAAATCCCAGGAAAGGAATCATCAGTGCGATAATAAAGAAATAATGTTTCATATCATTATAGGTTTTTGTGTTTCACTAAGTTATAAAAAAAAACATTTGTTTTTTATTTTTTTCACAATAGTATGATATTTTCTTACTATTAAAAATCCAAGGTAATAACAGGACTTTGCAAGATATATTTGGATGAAAGTTTAAAAAATTTTTATCTTTGAAGTTTAGGAGTTGTAAAATGAAAATAAATTTACCTGACAAACTGTATTATTCTATAGGAGAAGTTGCTAAAGCATTTGACGTAAACACTTCATTAATACGTTATTGGGAACAGGAATTTCCTATCATTAAACCTAAAAAGAATAAAAAAGGAAACCGTTACTTTACTCCTGAGGACATCAAGAACCTGCAGATGATCTATCACCTGGTAAAAGAAAAGGGATATACACTTGATGGAGCTCGTGTTGCATTAACAACCAATAGTAAAATTTCAGAAACAATTACGATTATTGACCGTCTTGAATTTGTAAAAGCCGAGCTTTTAAAACTGAAAGAATCTTTGGGAGATAAGGATACTGAATAATCTCTTCAGTTTTATTTAAATAGTTCTACACAAAGGGATATAAAACCTTAATTTTTAAAAAATTATAACTTTTTATATTCTAAAATCAACCATTTCAATCTCCGCTATTGCCATGCATGGTTTTTATCAATATGTTTATACACATGATGAGAAAAAACTATTACCAAAAACTGGCTTTTATGGTCATTTTACTGACCATTCTATTAATCTTCCAGCAATATACAAGCAGGAATAAGGAACCTTTTCCTGAGATAAAGTTTATTGCCACTCCTTCAGGTACAACTAATCTAACAGATTTTGATCCGAATATTTTAAGTCCGGCACAGTGGCAGATGCTCGGCTTTTCTGAAAAACAGGTCTCTACAATTCTTAAATATAAAGACATTGTAGGCGGAAGTTTTACTTCAAAAGAACAGCTGAAAAAATGCTATGCCATTTCTGATGAAAAATTTGAAGATCTGAAACCTTTTATTATGCTACCTGAAGTATCTGAAAAGAATACTGCCAAAAATGTTAGCTTTGATAAGAAAGAAATCAGGATTTCCGGAAAATTCAACCCTGATGTAAAAACAGCTCGCGACTGGACCCAAATGGGATTCAGTGAAAAACAGTCTGAAGCAATTATAAAGTATAAAAATTACCTTGGCGGAAGTTTTATCAGCAAAGAAAAATTTAAAGAATGTTTTATCATTTCCTCGGAAAATTACAACAAGCTGGAGCCTTATTTAGTATTACCTGCCAAAACTCCTGAGAATTTTAAGACGTTCAGAACCGGATATCCGGAAAAAATAAAAGTACAATACCGTACATTCGATCCTAACCGTTTGGATATTAAAGGATGGATGACACTTGGTTTTTCAGAGAAACAGGCTCAGACTATTGTCAATTACCGCGACCGAAATCTTAAGGGCAGTTTTAAAGCAATTGCTGACATTCAAGAATGTTTTGTTATTTCTGCAGATAAATTTCAAGAGATGAAGCCTTTTATCAAAATCAGTCCCGAGATTATAAAAAAGAAGAGAAGCAACAGGAAAAAACGGATTTTTCAAAAACAGATCTCAATAGCATTACTTTCAAGCAGCTTATAGAATTTGGACTGGACGAAAAAAGTGCCGGCTCTATGATTGGTTTCAGGAAAAAACTGAGAGGTTTCGTCAATAAGCAACAGGTT of the Chryseobacterium capnotolerans genome contains:
- a CDS encoding reprolysin-like metallopeptidase produces the protein MKHYFFIIALMIPFLGFSQWKKTELRAQKVKKSQEKLEFSGLYSLDANQLHQLLKNAPARFSSQKGVVISLPTAQGKIEKFQVWEYSNMAPELQAKYPDIKSYVGTALEDPSVYLRFSLSPAGFSSMMTRSGISEFIEPYTEDRTVYAVFDSNARRGQDKEPFECSTMDKAMGDHIEKKNNAVNKKTAGFNTFRLAIACTHEYAEYHITGAGLPVTATEAQKKTAVLAAMNASLTRMNGVFEKDLSLHFNLVANNDLIIYTSAATDPFTQGEEILGVQSDIDTKIGSENYDMGHIFDKEDGSGFAPGDICDNTSKALGWTASNYPEGDNFDIDYVAHEMGHQLGANHSYSYQNGSNDPDSLVEPGSGSTIMAYTGITNRYDVQFNSDAYYHSFNVTEIKNRINSIACGVNTPFTGAAPSVNAGADYKIPKSTAFVLKGTTTDANNTSYTYTWEQMDPAEGQFASNSIPYAEKPSGPTFRSVKPMSSSTRYFPDFNKVLAGVLTTKWETVSSVGRNLNFDLIVRNNNPLDPQTNKDAVVVTVDAASGPFKVTAPLFGQSLASGGIFTITWDVANTNQAPINTANVNIKLSKDGGQTFTIIAANTPNDGTEQITIPAGSTSANAFIMVEAVDNIYYAVSPSFVIDYAVTGETCTTYTYSGGPVAITDGPGGNAAIASPMVSVPLMINNTGIITKIKVTPSITHPYVKDLSLGIEGPMGTSALFWNRQCGSQGNILATFSDEGAAATCTTPIQGEVKSNETLGIFVGHPAQGQWKLFASDNFTGDEGTINGWTLQVCTRQTGTLATKEISSSALADDIKVYPNPSDGNFFIKSQNIKGEVKVTLLDSSGRLIHSSAYQSEGNNTKEMNVNVPKGVYVISISSSKGVYNSKLVIK
- a CDS encoding MerR family transcriptional regulator, coding for MKINLPDKLYYSIGEVAKAFDVNTSLIRYWEQEFPIIKPKKNKKGNRYFTPEDIKNLQMIYHLVKEKGYTLDGARVALTTNSKISETITIIDRLEFVKAELLKLKESLGDKDTE
- a CDS encoding helix-hairpin-helix domain-containing protein, whose translation is MVILLTILLIFQQYTSRNKEPFPEIKFIATPSGTTNLTDFDPNILSPAQWQMLGFSEKQVSTILKYKDIVGGSFTSKEQLKKCYAISDEKFEDLKPFIMLPEVSEKNTAKNVSFDKKEIRISGKFNPDVKTARDWTQMGFSEKQSEAIIKYKNYLGGSFISKEKFKECFIISSENYNKLEPYLVLPAKTPENFKTFRTGYPEKIKVQYRTFDPNRLDIKGWMTLGFSEKQAQTIVNYRDRNLKGSFKAIADIQECFVISADKFQEMKPFIKISPEIIKKKRSNRKKRIFQKQISIALLSSSL